The region TTTAAGAGTAAAGTTATCTAATATTCTACTAAGAACTAGGATTCTTGAATCTCAGAAAAGGAAGGTTAGGTTTGCTTGGAATAGACTCTCCAAGACTCAACATTACATGCTCCAGGTGATTCAATAATGTCAACTTCAATGTACTATCCTAAACCTTAAAATTCTAAAATAAAAGCACATAGTGAAGTGAAGGCCAAAAAAGGAAAAGATGTTTGTTAACTTACCAGTCCAGTTACTCTTGACTTCTCCAATAGTTCTAAGGTTATCATATCCAATATGTGCTTATTTTTTCTCAGTCCATCCATTGCAAGCTTTTCTGTCTCTTCAATATACTGCATGCAATATCAGATATCACTAAGCTAGATATATTATCAAAGCAAATATGTAAGCAACTGGAAAATACCATGGTTTAGTTACATGTCTTGTAACTGGAAAATATCAGACCTGATAATATAACTGGAATGCTTATTAGAATCATAAAGAAAATAACTTGTAAGAGTAGGTGTTTTCCTTTTAATCAAATTTGGTGTTGAAAACATAATACAAAAGCAATAAATAATTACCCTTGTCAACTCTCGGGTGAATAGCTCAGACACTTCGGGCGTCATAGTTGCAGGAATCACGTGAGGGTCATCCCACTAACAGACAGTAGGATAATAAGGAAAGTTAGATATggtaaataaacaaataatgaaACTTTTTGAAGAGGAAGAGAGAGCTTACTCTATATCTTATCAACTCGCCGTCAGGATTATCTGGGCGATCCACCATTCCAACTTTTTTTGTAAGGCCAAAAAGTCCCAACCTCCGATTTTGAGGGCTGATTACCATCTCTCGAGCAATCtgaataaacaaattaattaaaaattcactTCTTTAGATTTGTCAACCTCCTGTATAACATTGTTGATAAGCTTAAACCATGACATAAGGTTTGATTTGGTGAGACTATTGAAACCAACCAAAAAAACTGAAGCTTGATTCGCTAGTTTTACTACGGTGGCCAACAAAAGAAAGAAGTGCTATTCACCATTCTTTGTTCCAGAGAAGCAATTCTCAAAAAGTAGTATTatttacatataatataaaagAAGAAATCTCAAATACCTTTGTTATCTTCTCAAGATCATCCCTTCCTCCATCAGTTATATCATCGCCAAATACAACCCGTTCAGCGCAACGACCACCATGTGCAACCACCATGTGCATTTTCATGTAGCCAAATGTAGTATAACCTTGGTCCACCATATTTTCCCGGGGGAAGAACACAGAAATCGCAGTTTCCTACTCACATAGAGAATTAACCTCTTAAAAAGGCAGCTCGGAAAATTTTTAATAGCCTCCACCAAGAATCCCTATTAAAGGCAGAAATTGTACCTTGCCACCAGGAAGGAGCTGAGAAAATGCATGCCAATCGAACTCTGGAAACAAATGAGCCAATACTATGTGACCAGCTTCATGTACAGCCAACAGCTGCTTCTTCTCAAACGATACCTGTTGCATAATTATTATTGCAACAGTATTATTAGCTAAAAGTTTTCATAGATAGGAACCATAAAAGAACAGCCAGCACAGGCAAACATACACTTTCTGCACTTTTCTGCTGCTCTTCTTCAGTGAGAAGCACACCCATCCCCTCAAGTAATTGTTTATCTAACACATCAACAACATCTTCCTGGTAAATTTTCAAATGGCCTTTTCTCACCTGCAACATGAAATTGTATGGAATGAAACAATGCAACCTAGCGAACCAGGTAACAGTTGAAAGCTATCTGAAAGACTTCAAAATCATATGTTCACTTGATAAAGCAAAGAAACAATCAAAAAGTTCAATAGCCAGGCAACAACTTACTCTGGCCAGTTACATGTCAGACTCAATCTAACAATCAACCACTCAAAAATCTTAAAGATtaacagcaaaaaaaaaaatacatattttccaaattctacaTAAAAGCTTAAGAAATGTATTGCTTCATATTGGTAATTGTTTAATTGTTTTACTCACCGACATAATTGCTGCTTCATTCACAAGATTCCTAATATCAGCCCCAGAAAATCCAACTGTACGGAATACAAGCTGAAGAgtccaaaaaacaaaaaaagatcaGAAGCCATgactattaagaaataaaaacaataatgataataaaaacaaacaaaaagcCAAAAAGGAACCTCAACAACTTACTTTTCCAAAGTCTACATCTTCCGCAAGTTGCTTTCCTGAACTGTGGACATTAAACATTTGAATCCGTTGTTTTGAATCAGGCAACCCTATGTACAAACGGCGGTCAATCCTTCCTGGACGAACAAATTCAAGGTCCAATTCATCTGGTCTATTTGTTGCACAGATGAATATCACTGCTTGTCTAAGTGAGAACCGATCAACACCAGTTTTTTCCTTGCTGAACATTACCAGACATAAATgaggaaaaaaaaagagagaacaaAAAAAGGAAGCACCATTACATTGGAGCTGAACTTGTTTCTCTAAAGCTTGATCACCAATGTCCTGTTAAAACCTACCAAGGGCCTAAGATTTTCTTTTACAAGGGTTTTTTGTACAATTACCAGACAAGAAATGGATCTAGCAAGCATCTGATATGCCTCGTCACAAGATAAACTGAAATTGTCTTGTTAAAAAACTTTCAAttatataattttgaattaatttgtgAAGTACCAGCATATTGTCATTGAAATTATAAATGAATAACTTTATCCTTGCAAACTAAAGGAATTCGCGAAAAATTAAACATGCTTAATTAGAGTAGCAAACAACCAAACCTCTGAATCAATTACAGGATCATTATGCAATTTTATCATCTTTAAAGTTCAGGGGAGTAAAAACACAAACAGACACAATTTTTCTgctgaaaataattaaatatagttGCACTACTATACTTACTCCCCATCAAGTTGTGCTATCAAAGCCTCAAAAGTCGCCCTTCTTCTAGGATCCTTTCTTGCATGCCGTCCAGCAATTGCATCAATTTCATCCACAAACAGAAAACAAGGAGCCTGCACAGAGGAGGATAAGGAGTTATAATAATCTTAAGCAGAacatatgataaaaaaaaaaagagttatgtTTTCACATTGAGAAACCTCACATCCTATTTATTGAATTTATCAAAAGTTCCAGTTACAGCATATTCCTAAGCTTACCCTCAAAGGTATATGGGTGCATTACCTTTGTTTCAAAGCATAAcagaaaaagaagaagataagAATGCTCACATTTCTCCTTGCAACAGAAAACATCTCATTGATTCTCGCAGCACCACTTTTTTCACTATCTGTAAATTCAGCACCTGAAGCAAAAACAAATGGCAGTCCACTTTCCTTTGCAAGTGTCCTTGCAAAAAGTGTTTTTCCAGTTCCAGGTGGTCCAGAGAGAAGAACGCCCTGTTACTCACGTAAAATTATCATATTACATTGTGAAGCTTGCCTTGCCTCAATATAGCATCAAAGTTCTTAAATAAAATACCCGAACAAACTGAACGCCTCTTTCATAGTATTGCATTGGGTTTCCCATGTAAATCATCAGCTCATCAAGAAGATCCCAAACATCACCTCCTAATACTACTTCCTTGTACATTGATTTTGTTTCACCAACATCTCCAACAGGCTGTACAAATAGTAAATGAAATGAAAATTAGAAATTTAAATATAAGAGAACAATGGAAAAATGACTGGAGCAGAGATGGCTTACCAAGATGAAATTTTCTGCATAAACCATATCATAAAGTTGATTATACTTCTTGTGAAGAAAACGCCTAGAAGTGATGAGAAGAAGCATTGCAGATTCTCTTAAGAGCCAAAGAATTAGAATTCCAGGCAGCAATGCAATCACAACTTTCAAAAAGTAATGAATCTGGCGCTTCTGAAGAAGGTCTACTTCAACACCAGAACTCGTGATAGTCTCGAATAAGTATGGATCCAAGGGAATATCAACCTAATGAGATAgaaataaatttcaaaattaacaAGGCAGGGAGGGATGAACTTAGATTTGATATTAATTCTAAATACACTCAAAAGATTAACTTACCACATATTCTAGAGGAAAACCTTCTTTCATTGTAACATACAGCCTTTTCATATCCTCTGTAAAGACAACAGCAGCGACCTGTACAGCAGAATCACAGAATCAAAACCTGCTAAAGTGGTCCTATTAGATGGGTGCAAAGAGGGGAAATCACTAATATATGAATGTGCAACACAATGCATAAGAATGAGATAATAACATCCAACAGTCCATTCTTTCCCCTTAATTGGCATGCAATAAAAAGGTTAAAATTTAGTAAGCAACTTGCAACTGCACAAGGCAGTTAAGTAAGATGATGTATAAATTGGAATGATACAACCTTCCATAAATAAGTCAATCCATGCACAAGAAACTACAGAGACTACAGCATCACAGGGAACAGTGCAGCAACTTACCTCAGAGCAATcaagtttttcaagaaaataagTGTAAGGGAGTTGAGGACGATACAGCCACCATCTTTTAGATATCCACAAGGCCCTAGCTCCCTCTGTCTCTGTTGTCTTTTCTACAACATCCTTGCGAAGACTGTTTTCAACCTCTTTCATGTCAAATTCAACTGCATACTTGGCATTCTGTGAATCTATTTGCTCACTTAATTTTTCCTTTTGCATGATCTCCTTCCACTTTTGAAGTCTTTCACGCCATGTTCCTCCACCTTCCTGACTTTCACCTGCCAAGCACAGATGAAATCTAACATAGATGAATGCTATTTGGATTTCAAACCATAGATATTACAACTATGAAAAATGTATTTCTCATAAAAAACAAGTATTCCAATAAACTCATTTAGACCCCATGATTGACTACAAGATGCCTAAGAATGCACTTCATTCCTATCTATTGTCAATTAGTAGGTGATAAAAATAACAAATTTCAGCTACAAGTATAATTTTCCACTGTACAGAATATGATTGGTATACTAGTGGAAATTAAATTTCTCCAGAACCCCCCTCAATCAAACTATAACAAACGAgctcatatattatatttttctcCCTGATTAAATTCGAGATGAGAAAATAAACTAGGAGCCCACAATGCAAGTACCGAATAGCATGTCTCTCCTTGGCACAAAAAATCATTACAGAAAATAAACATGATATGTAACCCAAACTTACAACCAAAAAAGATGTAGTGTTACGCATACGGATCCAAACAAACCTGAAATTCCCAGTTCTTCCTTaagctctttcttttcttctgCATTTAACTTTGTATCACTTTCAAGAATTTGTTTTACA is a window of Humulus lupulus chromosome 4, drHumLupu1.1, whole genome shotgun sequence DNA encoding:
- the LOC133829894 gene encoding ATP-dependent zinc metalloprotease FTSH 12, chloroplastic, with the protein product MLCLSSCSSSILSSSTHQMDLTISSKPNPLLYSSVPLTRTAPNPVLFKLPLKHRHKVSRHKPGFRVLAAANSNGSNGFSWLSLSRSLQQGSARFWSNFGESVKKETGFDLDNANAKVSEFTGRVRDGVKVGGSELGRFLPEFVNWNKWQHWKDWKTWDSKRIAALILYLFVAVMSSRGIYSAIRAPYIDRQKRELTEAYMEALIPEPSPRNVKELKKSMWRKTMPKGLKMKKFIEKPDGTVVRDISYVGEDAWDDDSKPQDGVKQILESDTKLNAEEKKELKEELGISGESQEGGGTWRERLQKWKEIMQKEKLSEQIDSQNAKYAVEFDMKEVENSLRKDVVEKTTETEGARALWISKRWWLYRPQLPYTYFLEKLDCSEVAAVVFTEDMKRLYVTMKEGFPLEYVVDIPLDPYLFETITSSGVEVDLLQKRQIHYFLKVVIALLPGILILWLLRESAMLLLITSRRFLHKKYNQLYDMVYAENFILPVGDVGETKSMYKEVVLGGDVWDLLDELMIYMGNPMQYYERGVQFVRGVLLSGPPGTGKTLFARTLAKESGLPFVFASGAEFTDSEKSGAARINEMFSVARRNAPCFLFVDEIDAIAGRHARKDPRRRATFEALIAQLDGDKEKTGVDRFSLRQAVIFICATNRPDELDLEFVRPGRIDRRLYIGLPDSKQRIQMFNVHSSGKQLAEDVDFGKLVFRTVGFSGADIRNLVNEAAIMSVRKGHLKIYQEDVVDVLDKQLLEGMGVLLTEEEQQKSAESVSFEKKQLLAVHEAGHIVLAHLFPEFDWHAFSQLLPGGKETAISVFFPRENMVDQGYTTFGYMKMHMVVAHGGRCAERVVFGDDITDGGRDDLEKITKIAREMVISPQNRRLGLFGLTKKVGMVDRPDNPDGELIRYRWDDPHVIPATMTPEVSELFTRELTRYIEETEKLAMDGLRKNKHILDMITLELLEKSRVTGLEVKEKLKGLSPVMFEDFVQPFQINMEEEGPFPHNDKLRYQTPDIYPAPLHRC